One window from the genome of Elaeis guineensis isolate ETL-2024a chromosome 5, EG11, whole genome shotgun sequence encodes:
- the LOC105045331 gene encoding probable glycerol-3-phosphate dehydrogenase [NAD(+)] 1, cytosolic gives MVGSVERDHGSLQVNGSIHNSSGAEERLDELRRLLGKSDGDLLKIVGIGAGAWGSVFAALLQDAYGHFREKVQIRIWRRAGRSVDRSTAEHLFEVINSREDVLRRLIRRCAYLKYVEGRLGDRTLYADEILRDGFCLNMIDTPLCPLKVVTNLQEAVWDADIVVNGLPSTETREVFEEINRYWKERITVPIIISLAKGIEAALDPVPRIVTPTQMIRCATGVPIENILYLGGPNIASEIYNKEYANARICGSDKWRKPLAKFLRQPHFIVWDNSDLVTHEVMGGLKNVYAIGAGMVAALTNESATSKSVYFAHCTSEMIFITHLLSEQPEKLAGPLLADTYVTLLKGRNAWYGQMLAKGELSPDMGDSIKGKGMIQGVSAVDAFYELLSQPSLSVLHPEENKPVAPVELCPILKTLHRILIKREVSTQAILQALRDETMNDPRERIEIAQSFYRPSLLGQP, from the exons ATGGTTGGCAGTGTGGAAAGGGATCATGGTTCTCTTCAGGTTAATGGATCTATTCACAACTCCAGTGGTGCTGAAGAAAGGCTGGATGAGCTCCGTCGCCTTCTCGGCAAGTCCGATGGAGATCTGTTAAAGATTGTGGGTATAGGGGCTGGTGCCTGGGGCAGTGTTTTTGCTGCTCTCTTGCAAGATGCTTATGGTCATTTTCGTGAGAAGGTTCAGATTAGAATATGGAGACGGGCTGGGAGATCGGTTGACAGGTCCACAGCAGAGCATCTATTTGAGGTAATCAATTCTAGGGAGGATGTTTTGAGGCGTCTGATTCGACGGTGTGCTTACTTGAAATATGTTGAAGGCAGGCTTGGGGACCGGACACTGTATGCAGATGAGATCTTAAGGGATGGTTTCTGCTTGAACATGATTGACACACCGCTCTGCCCGCTGAAGGTTGTGACTAATTTGCAGGAGGCAGTATGGGATGCTGATATCGTTGTGAATGGTTTGCCTTCCACAGAGACCCGTGAAGTGTTTGAGGAGATCAATAGATACTGGAAGGAGAGAATCACTGTTCCAATTATAATCTCTCTGGCGAAGGGTATTGAGGCGGCTTTAGATCCAGTACCAAGGATAGTAACGCCCACACAGATGATCAGATGTGCAA CTGGAGTTCCAATTGAGAACATTCTTTATCTTGGGGGCCCAAACATTGCTTCGGAGATTTATAACAAGGAATATGCTAATGCTCGAATATGTGGATCCGATAAGTGGAGAAAACCTCTTGCTAAGTTTTTGAGGCAGCCACATTTCATTGTGTGGGATAATAGTGATCTTGTCACTCATGAAGTTATGGGTGGCCTGAAAAATGTATATGCTATTGGTGCTG GAATGGTAGCAGCTCTGACAAATGAGAGTGCAACAAGCAAATCAGTGTACTTTGCCCACTGCACTTCTGAGATGATATTTATTACTCATCTCTTGTCAGAGCAGCCAGAGAAACTTGCTGGCCCATTACTAGCTGATACCTATGTAACCCTTTTAAAAGGTCGCAATGCATGGTACGGCCAGATGCTAGCGAAAGGGGAACTAAGTCCTGATATGGGTGATAGCATCAAGGGGAAAGGGATGATTCAG GGTGTCTCTGCAGTTGATGCATTCTATGAGCTTCTTAGTCAGCCCAGCTTAAGTGTGCTGCATCCTGAAGAAAACAAGCCCGTTGCTCCAGTTGAGCTGTGCCCCATCCTTAAAACACTTCACAGAATTCTAATAAAAAG GGAAGTTTCTACACAGGCCATTCTTCAAGCATTAAGAGATGAAACCATGAATGATCCTCGTGAACGGATTGAGATTGCACAAAGCTTCTACAGACCATCTCTTCTCGGCCAACCATGA